AAAAGATTCGTAAATCGCTCGATGCGTGCATTGAGGTAAAACCGGCTGAACGCGGCCCTGAACATCACGTGAGCGATGAATATGGTCACTGGTTTAAGCAGATCGGCAATATTGAGCTCACAAAAAAAGAGAAATATCCCTTTATTGAGATTCCCGAGACGTGGAAAACCTGGGCCAGTGATGAGATGATTCGTTTGGATGCTGTGCAAAAACGGCGCGTCTTTATCAACTCATTTGCGAAAAATAAAAAACGTTGCTGGCCAATGACCCATGTGATCGAATTGACCCAAAAAATGAATGAGATGCCGGAGTGGCGCGATACGCTCTTTGTGGTGAACTCGGTTCCCGAGGCCTTTGCGGCGACAAAAGCGGAGCTCGATGCGGCCAATATTCAAAATGTCCATCTCTTTAGCGCGACGGAGAACTTTTTCCAATTGCCGGCGATGCTTGGCGTGATGGATCTTATTATTTCGGTTGAAACGGCGGTTATGCATCTTGCGAACGCGGTGAAAGTACCGGTGATTGCGCTAATGCGTCTTAAAACGCCGGAGTGGGTGCCGATCGATCTTAAAAATAGTATCGTCATTTTTAATGAAAAACGACGCCATCATGTGGCGGACATTGAACCCGATCGGGTGATTAAAGCGCTGCCAAATCTCGATGATTTGAAACTCGCCATGCAAGAGGCGGGCGAGCAGAAAAATAGAGAGGTCGAGGCGTAATATATGACTCATTCCCCCGCGATTTTACTGCTTCCAGGGACGCTGGTGATGACCGAGCGAATCGCTCATTTTATTAAAGATCGAGCGCTAGTTATTGCAGTGGATGGGGGGATTGAACATGCTAAAACGCTCAATATGACTCCCGATCTTTGGATTGGGGATTTTGATTCCTCAAGCCATGATGATCAAACCTTTTATCACTCGATTCCGCACATTGTGCATCCGCGAGAAAAGTCGGAAGTTGATACTGAACTTGCCATAAGCGAAGCGATTCGGCGCGGATTTAACTCCATTATTATGCTCGGCGGTATGGGCGGGCGGCTCGATCATCAAATGGCGCTCTTAATGCTGCCGCTCCAATATTCAGCCACGCATTTTATCTATTCTGACGGCATTCAATTTCTAGAAACGCTTACCGATTCTTCCCATACTTTTCCTGCTCAAAAAGGTGATCTCATCAGTATTTTGCCACTGCAAGATTTAACGGGCGTTACGCTTACAGGCACAAAATGGCCTCTACAAGATGCGGATTTAAATGCCGGATTTGGGCTCTCCATCAGTAATGAAGCAGAAGAAACGGCAATTAAGGCATCGTGCCAAGCAGGGCGCGGTTGGCTTTATCATGCGCCGCCACCTAAAACCGTTGCATAGGCTGAAATTGGCCAGCAAAATACGTTATAATTTAAAGATAGATTAAATAATTGTTAATTTAGTAAATAGAATCAAATATTAGAAGGAATCTCGATCATGTGGACGATCTATTACAACGGTGATTGCTCAAAATCGCGTGCGGCGCGTGAGTTTTTAATTTCAAATGGGATTGAATTTACAACGGTCAATTATCTCGAAGGAACGCTCACGGCAGACGATATTCAAGCGCTCTATACCTTAATTGGGGGCGATCTTGATGCGATGGTGCGCATGGGTGAAGATGAATTTAAAGTGATTGAAGGCTCATGGCATTCGCTTTCGGCGCCGGAGAAATTTATCTTTATTGCGGAAAATCCGCGCGTTTTACAGCGTCCGATCGTGTCTAATGGTAAAAAGGCCGTAATTGCGCGCCCAACGGCGGATTTGATCGCAGCATTAATTGATTAGTTTTGGGCCGGTTAAGGCAGAAAGCACGTTAATAGAGAAGAAAAACAGAAGGAAGGCTATGAAAGGTTTAATCTCAATCGGAGCAATTTTTTCACTCCTTGCCGTTATTTTAGGGGCGTTTGGCGCGCACGCGTTAGCGCCACATTTAGGGGCGAAACTGCCAGTGTGGCATACCGGCGTTCAATATCAGATGTTTCATGGGATTGCGATCATTTTAACGGGCATGTTGATGGTCTTTTTATCGAATCGTCGCCTGCTGAAAATGGCGGGGATCGCCTTTATTCTAGGGACGCTCTGTTTTTCGGGAAGCCTCTATACGATCGGTCTAATTCAAGTTAAAAACGTAGGTTACATTACCCCCATAGGTGGTCTACTCTTTATTATTGGTTGGGGATTATTTTTGTCAGCTGTGCTCACGTCTAAAGTGGACATTTTGAGTCATAAGTAAAGGAGATGTAATGAGTATCAATTCAATTTTAGCTGTATCACCTCTTGATGGGCGATATGCGAACCGTACAAAAGCGTTAGCCCTCGAGGTGAGCGAGTATGGTTTAATCAAATTCCGCGTATTTGTTGAGATCAAATGGCTCATCAAACTCGCTGAAGAGCCCCATTTCAAAGAGATTCCTAACTTTAGTGATGATGCAAAAGCATTCTTAATCGATCTTGCGAAAAACTTTTCACCAAATGATGCGATGGAAGTTAAAGAGATCGAGCGCGAAACAAACCACGACGTGAAAGCGGTTGAATACTGGATCAAAAATCGCGTTAAAGCGCACGGTAATGATGAGTTAACGGCATCATCAGAATTTGTTCACTTTACCTGTACCTCAGAAGACATTAACAACCTTTCATACGGCTTAATGTTTAAAGAAACGATCAATGAAATCGTGCTTCCTGAGCTTGAAGAAGTGATCGATTCACTTAAAAAAATGGCGCACGACAATGCCTCTGTCCCAATGCTTTCACGCACACACGGACAAGCTGCAACGCCAACCACATTAGGTAAAGAGATCGCCAACGTAATCTATCGCCTTCGCCGTCAAATGAAGCAGCTCGCAGCGCAAGAATACCTAGGTAAAATCAACGGTGCGGTGGGTAACTATAACGCGCACAAAGTGGTCTATCCTGATTTTAATTGGGAAGGCTTTGCTCAAGACTTTATCGAAAACGATTTAGGCTTAACTTTTAACCCATACTCAACGCAGATCGAATGCCACGACTATATCGCAGAATTTTGTGACATTATGGCGCGCATCAACACCATCTACATCGACTGGGCGCGTGACGCATGGAACTACATTAGCCATCATTTCTTCACCCAAAAAATGATCGCCGATGAAGTGGGATCATCTACAATGCCTCACAAAGTTAACCCGATCGACTTTGAAAACGCAGAAGGAAACTTAGGCGTTGCCAATGCACTTTTCAATCACTTTGCGGAAAAACTTCCTATTTCACGTATGCAACGTGACTTAAGTGACTCAACGGTGCTACGTAGCTTAGGCTCAGCATTTGGCTATTCACTCATTGGTTATAAGAGCTTACTCCGCGGTCACTCAAAACTTGAAGTGAACGAAGAAGCGCTTATGGCAGACTTAAACGCAAACGTCGAAGTATTGGGTGAAGCAGTTCAAACGGTCATGCGCCGTGACGGAATCGATCGTCCATACGAGCGTCTCAAAAAATTCACGCGTGGTAAACGCATCACCAAACCACAATTAGATGAATTTATCGATTCACTCGAACTCTCTGCCGATGCGAAAAAAGAACTCAAAGCGTTAACGCCTGGCACATACACCGGTTTAGCTGAGAAGCTCGCAAAAGCGATCGACTAAGCGCGTTTGATGTAATGCATTAGTATGTAATTATTGAATTGATACAAAAAGCTCCAACGGATCATGATCGAGTTGGAGCTTTTTTGTATTGTCTGATGGATTAATGTTTTAATATTTACTTAAATTTAAGCACGATTAAAATCCCAAATTTGGAAGGTAAATTCATGGGCATGGCGCTCATCTTTCTGATGATGCTCTTCAAAGGTGAGGGTTGCCCCGGTTAGATCAATTTCGGGCATCTGCGTATCGCCCTCAATCACCGCATCAACGCGCGTTAAGTAGAGGCGATCCATATAGGGAAGCGCCTGCTTATAGAGATTCGCGCCGCCCATAATCATCACCTCGTCATCATTTTTTGCATATTCAAGGGCTTCCTCAATCGAGGAGACCCAGATCGTGCCGGGAATCTCACGTTTTTCATTGCGAGAGAGCACAATATTGGTGCGTTTGGGAAGCGGTTTGCCGATCGAGTCGAAGGTTTTACGCCCCATAATGACGGTTTTGCCGGTAGTGTGCGCTTTAAAAAACTTAAGATCATCGGGAAGATGCCAAGGAAGTGCATTATTATCCCCAATGGTGCGATTTTCAGACATGGCTAAAATTAAAGAGACGATCGGTTTTGACATAAAGTTTGACTCGCAAGTAGTAAAGAAGAGGCCGAAGTGTAGTAAGATAAAGGTTCGCGCTTTAAATATCAAGCGAGAGCCCTTATACTAATCACTCCTCCCATTTTCGGAATTTCAGTACGATTTATTATGTCAGAACACACAAATAAACCCAAAGGTAATGCTATCTATATTTTACCTAATTTAATTACCACAGCAGCGCTTTTATCAGGCTTCTCGGCGATTTTATTAGCGCTGGATGGATACTATATTAAAGCGTCGATGCTGGTCTTTATCGCTATGATTTTCGATGGAATGGATGGACGCGTTGCACGCTGGACAAATACCTCAAGTGCCTTTGGCGAGCAGTATGATTCGCTCTCGGACTTGATCTCCTTTGGCGTTGCGCCGGCGATTATTATCTATGAATGGTCGCTTAAAGGGTTAATGAATGATGCGACAATTAAGATTGTGGCGAATTTTTCCTGGTTTGCGGTCTATCTCTATCTTGCCTGTGCGGCGTTACGTTTAGCGCGCTTTAATGTGCAGATTGGGAGCGTTGATAAACGTTTCTTTGTCGGGATGCCAAGTCCAACGGCGGCAGCGATCGTGGTGGGCCTTGTATGGTTTTCTATGGCGGTGGGATTAACCGGCGAACAGATGGAATATGTAGCGCTTATTTTAACGGTATATACGGCGCTGATGATGGTTTCTAATGTGAAGTTTTACAGCTTTAAAACCATCAATATGAATAAACAGGTGAAGTTTTTTGCACTGATCCCCGTTGTCGTCTATAGCGGATTTTTATTGGCATCTCCAGCAAAAACACTCTTTTTAACTATGTTGATTTATGGATTTTCAGGCCCTGTTTATATGGGGTGCCGTTGTTATCGTCGTGCGCAATTAAAGCGTCGTAATCGGTCATAATGCCTGATTATTTAGCTGAGCAGAGCGAGATGGATGAGATGGATGAGATTGAGATGACACCTTACGATCCGTTAGAGCAATATCGTTATCTTAATGCGATGGGGATACCGCTTTGGTATGGCCGTGAAGAAGCTGAAACGCTTGCGGTGGAATATCGTGAGATGCGTCAAAGTGCCAAGCAATTGCAAGATCCCTATGGTCAGTATGGTGAGCATGGTCAGCTTGGTGAATCGCAGGGTTCGTCATATAGTCCGAGTGAATCAAGAGGCGCACCGCAAAGTGTACGCGCAATTATGGCCTCTTTGGGAAATAATGAGCCAGCAGTGGAGCCGTCGGCGTTATCGTCGCAATCTCAGTCTAACGCGCAGCCTCAATATTCTATTGCGGAGCAGATGAAAGTAGAGATTGGTAAGGCGCATGTACTCTCTAATCAAGTGATCGAGGAGGGAGATGATTCGGTGGTAACGGTCTCATTAGAGGCGTTGATCGATCCGCCTAAACGGTTTATTCTGCCACCAAAAGAGAACTTATCGGATCTTGAACAAGCAATTCATGATTGCACCGCGTGTGAGCTTCATTTAACGCGCCCACAACCGGTGGTGGGTTTTGGCAGTGGCGAGGGCGGAGTTTTTATCATTACCGATGCGCCCCTTCGAAGTGAAGCGGTGGCGGGGGAAGTGATTATTAAGCAGGATCGTGCATTTTTTGCCAAGCTGTTTTCAGCCATTGATCTGCCACTTGAATCGCTCTATATCACGCCCTTTGTAAAATGCATGCCTGCGCAACTGTCGCCGGTAAGTGAGGGCGAAAAAGAGCGCTGCCAAACGCATCTAATTGCAGAGCTTGAAACAATTAATCCGCAAGTGATTGTGCTCGTTGGGCGCGATGTTGCGCGGAATTTACTCTCTAAAGAGATTCCCTATGATCAGCTCGCCTCACGCCCTCAAGCACTTGAATTAGGCGGTAAGCAGTATCCAACATATTTACTTTCAAGACCTGAACTTATTTCGCAAAATATTCGTCTAAAAGCGGCGAGTTGGCGACAATTAAAACGCATTAAAGGAGCACTCGCATGATGGACTCAAGTGATGCAGCGAGAGAATCAAACAAAGAGGAGCTGCTCTTTGAAAGTGACGATGGTGCACTTCAAGTGTTTGCTATTAATAAAGATGATCTCGATCAAATTTATCGCATTGAGCAGGCGGCGCATGTAGTGCCGTGGGATCAGAAAACATTTGATGCTGCGATGCATTTTCAAGGGGCGAAAGTTGTCTTGAAAAGTCATACAGAGGGAATCGTGGGGTTTGCGCTCTTATCGCAGATTGCCGATGAATTACACCTGCTTAATATTGCAGTAGACCCCGTTTTTCAGGGGCGTGGCTATGGTGGCTTTTTGCTCGATTATCTCTTACAAAGCGCAAAAAATGCGCCGATCTCGATGATGATCTTAGAGGTGCGAAAATCCAATATTCCAGCGATAAAACTCTATGAAAAACGTGGCTTTAATGAGATAGGTTTACGGAAAAATTATTATCCGACGGAAACAGAAAAGCGGGAAGATGCAATCGTGATGGCGTACACTTTTTATGATACGATGACTCAATTATTTTAATTACATTATATAAATTGACGACAGATGACCTCATCCGCTGCCGAAAAATGCAGGGGTGATTTTAATGGAGCAAATACAAGCGTGAAAGAACTTGATTTAACAGGCTTAAATTGTCCAATGCCGATCTTGAAAACCAAACAAGCACTGCGTGATATGGCGGAGGGCGAGCGCATTAAAGTTCTCGCAACCGATGCTCATGCCGAGATCGATTTCAAAGCGTATTTGAGTCGTACAACTTCCACACTTGTAGAGCTGTCTGAAGTAAATGGAATCTACACTTTTATTATTGAAAAATAAGTATGAAGCCGACTCTTTTTTTCTTATTGCCAGGATTTAGCGGAATTTTAGATGCTGACTGGAAGCCGTTGCTGGAAAATTACAGTTCGAACTCATCACTCGATAAGATTATTAGTCGTTCATCGAAAACGGTTAAGCCATTCAATGAAACGATTCCATTTGCATCATTTCAAGCGACGTTAACGGAGCTTTTTAGCATCTCTGATCAGGTGCCGTGGGCATGGTATGGAATTCGTGGGATTGGGTTTCGCTCTAAAACCACTGATTGGTTTAAATTAAGCCTGCTTAATCGGCATAATCGGATTAACTTTAACCCTAAAATTGTCCACGAAATCGCTGGTGCGTTTGCGGCTGAGTTCTCCTTTGCGGAAGATTCCATCATTACCAAAGAGGGGGACTGGTATCTCTCACTTGGGGATTATGCGGACGTTTCGTCAACGGTTCCTTGGTTGATTCAAGATCGTAGTTTACGGACAATTGGCCTATCAGGCAGTGATGCGCCGTTATGGCAATTGCGTTTTAAAGAAGCGCGCAATTGGCTCCAAAATTTACCGCTCAATCAGCACCAAAAAGAACCGATTCAATACATTTGGCCTTGGGGAAATCGCGGCACGATCCCGCTCGTAAAAGATTATCACTACACGGCAATCTTTGCGCAAAACCCGATCTATCGCGGACTTGCGGAGCATTTAGGGTTGGCCTATTTTGATCTGGACGTTGGGCTTGCCGATATCGATCAGATGATTGAAAATCATAAACATATCTGCATTATTGATGATACGCTCCTGCACGAGCTCTCCTATGAGCGTTTTTCGCTGTGGGAAGCGGCCCGTGAGCGCCTAATTGCGAAATATCTTGAACCAGTGATGCGGGCAGTTGAAAATAAAACCGTAGGGCGCCTCATTATTGATGATGGATTAGGATGCCGATACCAATATGAGCGGAGATTTAATTTTAGATTTAGCCTGCGCCGTCCTAAAGTCAGCTATCATTTTACTCATCGTTAATATTTTGACTTCTATTTTGACCTCCATTTAAATCGTATCTATGAAAATTATTCGTCGTGAGCCGAAGCATTCGCTTCAATCCGAGCTCTATCCTGATTTTATTAACACCATCTTACAGCGCCGTCCACTCACCTCAAAAGAGGATTTTGATCTCGGGCTTCGCCATCTTTTACCGTTCCATTCACTCTTAAATATTGAAAAAGCCACCGATCTCGTGGTCACTGCGATTAAAGAGAATCAAGAGATTGTGATGGTGGGCGATTATGATGTCGATGGTGCGACGAGCATTGCGTTATCGATGCGGATTTTCCATGAATTTGGGCACCGAAATATCCGTTATGTAGTGCCGCATCGCGTATTTGATGGGTATGGCTTATCCCGCAGTATCGTCAATAAACTCGCCTATGATAAGGTTCCGGATCTTTTAATTACGGTTGATAACGGGATCTCGAATATTGAAGGGGTGGCGCTTGCGAAATCCCTTGGAATGAAGGTGATTGTTACCGATCACCATTTACCTCCAGAAACGCTTCCCGAGGCAGACGCGATTGTGAATCCCAATTTAGAGGGCGACCCCTTTGAAAGTAAAGCGCTTGCGGGCGTTGGGGTGATCTATTATCTCCTGTTAAGTGTGCGGGCACGGCTTCATGAAGAGGGGTATTTTGGTGAAAATCCGCCCAATTTAGGTAAATATCTCGATATTGTCGCGCTCGGCACCGTTGCGGACCTGGTGCCACTGGATGCCAATAATCGACGCCTTGTCCAGCAGGGACTCGCGCGGATTCGTCATGGTCGCACGATTCATGGGATTAATGCGCTGATTGAAGCCTCCTCGAAAGATCGTGATTCGCTCTCAACGAGTGATATCGGATTTGGGCTTGCGCCACTTTTAAATGCGGCAGGGCGTCTTGATGATATGACGATCGGCATTGAATGTCTGCTCGCCAATGACTATCCCACTGCGCGAAAATATGCCTTTGAGCTCTATGAATTAAACCAAGCGCGCCGGCAGATTGAAGGGGAGACCCGCGAACGGGCCGATGTGATTTTATCGACATTGAAACTCAAAGAAGAGACGCTTCCCAATAGTATCGCACTCTATGATGAGAGCTGGCATCAGGGCGTTACCGGGATTGTTGCCTCGCGCATTAAAGAGCAATATTTCCGTCCGACCTTTATCTTTGCCTATGATGATGAGGGCGTTTTAAAAGGCTCGGGGCGCTCCATTAAAGGTCTCCATATTCGCGATATTTTAAGCAATGTGGCACAAAAACATCAGGGTATGATTTTAAGTTTTGGTGGGCATGCGATGGCGGCGGGATTATCGCTCCTTGAGCGCCATTTTGATGAGTTTCGTGAATCACTTGAGGAGGAGGTGTCGCGCTTTGTGAGCGATGAGACCTTTAACCAGGTGATCTACAGTGATGGCGAGCTTCCGATAGAAGCCTATAGCACGCGGATTGCCGATCAGCTTCGGCTTGCATTTCCGTGGGGACAAGAATTTCCCGAGCCCTGTTTTGATGCGGAATTTGAATTGATGAACTATCGCATTTTAAAAGATCAGCACATTAAAATGACGTTGAAACACCCGCAATTTGGTGAGATTTTCGATGCGATCGCCTTTTTCCAAGCTCATCAAATCGTCGATAATGCAAGGCGTGTTCATTGTGCCTTTAAGCTTGATGTGAACGAATGGATGGGTCGGAGAAACTTTCAAATGATCGTCGATTATTTTGAGGTGACGGCTTAACGAATGACTAATTGATGGCATCAATTGATGCGTCATTTACGATAAATATCGGGGCTGTTGAAAATTTTCACAAATAAATGATGAAACTCTCCTACACTATAGGAGATTATTTTCCTCCCCGATCGTTCAATTTAACGATCGTTATTTGACACCCTCCGGGGTGTCTTTTTTTATGCCCGCAATAATTGAATCACTTATTAATCACAATAAACGGCAAATTGTCCGGTAAAGGTCGCGGCAATCTCGCCATCTACCTCGATGGTGGTAACAAGCTCTAAACGTCCCTTTTGATAGCGTTTAAATACCTTGGTAAACTTCTCAAGTGTTTTACTCTCAGGGGGATTACAGACTGCAAGCGCATTGGCTTTAACGGGGAGATGGTAATCGATATGAGCGTGATGCACGACGATATGTGGCTCGGTAATGTCATGGGATTTTAGATAGAGATGCACCCAGCTCCAGCCGGCAATAACGCCTGCGCAGTAGATGCTTCCACCGAAGGCAGTGCTCATGTGATTCATATTCGGTTTAAGGGGGAGATTCAGGGTAAGACGG
The window above is part of the Ignatzschineria sp. RMDPL8A genome. Proteins encoded here:
- a CDS encoding DUF423 domain-containing protein, whose product is MKGLISIGAIFSLLAVILGAFGAHALAPHLGAKLPVWHTGVQYQMFHGIAIILTGMLMVFLSNRRLLKMAGIAFILGTLCFSGSLYTIGLIQVKNVGYITPIGGLLFIIGWGLFLSAVLTSKVDILSHK
- a CDS encoding glycosyltransferase family 9 protein, which produces MTAEINPIIPLERLQNADKILFIVHLAIGDYTYLQNCFKAFHEAYPHIKIDLFIDDRRRTSDETKWEALKNYSLYDWIKATPFYNTVYCENYRPDLYEAAINLARTEQYDAVVSLATLSPSHYAALARKIAGDRGFACAMDFEPGLFQLSAKKIRKSLDACIEVKPAERGPEHHVSDEYGHWFKQIGNIELTKKEKYPFIEIPETWKTWASDEMIRLDAVQKRRVFINSFAKNKKRCWPMTHVIELTQKMNEMPEWRDTLFVVNSVPEAFAATKAELDAANIQNVHLFSATENFFQLPAMLGVMDLIISVETAVMHLANAVKVPVIALMRLKTPEWVPIDLKNSIVIFNEKRRHHVADIEPDRVIKALPNLDDLKLAMQEAGEQKNREVEA
- the folA gene encoding type 3 dihydrofolate reductase, translated to MSKPIVSLILAMSENRTIGDNNALPWHLPDDLKFFKAHTTGKTVIMGRKTFDSIGKPLPKRTNIVLSRNEKREIPGTIWVSSIEEALEYAKNDDEVMIMGGANLYKQALPYMDRLYLTRVDAVIEGDTQMPEIDLTGATLTFEEHHQKDERHAHEFTFQIWDFNRA
- a CDS encoding YiiD C-terminal domain-containing protein; its protein translation is MTDTKTYLQTLLNHEIPLTHALGIEVESWRDSRLTLNLPLKPNMNHMSTAFGGSIYCAGVIAGWSWVHLYLKSHDITEPHIVVHHAHIDYHLPVKANALAVCNPPESKTLEKFTKVFKRYQKGRLELVTTIEVDGEIAATFTGQFAVYCD
- the purB gene encoding adenylosuccinate lyase, which codes for MSINSILAVSPLDGRYANRTKALALEVSEYGLIKFRVFVEIKWLIKLAEEPHFKEIPNFSDDAKAFLIDLAKNFSPNDAMEVKEIERETNHDVKAVEYWIKNRVKAHGNDELTASSEFVHFTCTSEDINNLSYGLMFKETINEIVLPELEEVIDSLKKMAHDNASVPMLSRTHGQAATPTTLGKEIANVIYRLRRQMKQLAAQEYLGKINGAVGNYNAHKVVYPDFNWEGFAQDFIENDLGLTFNPYSTQIECHDYIAEFCDIMARINTIYIDWARDAWNYISHHFFTQKMIADEVGSSTMPHKVNPIDFENAEGNLGVANALFNHFAEKLPISRMQRDLSDSTVLRSLGSAFGYSLIGYKSLLRGHSKLEVNEEALMADLNANVEVLGEAVQTVMRRDGIDRPYERLKKFTRGKRITKPQLDEFIDSLELSADAKKELKALTPGTYTGLAEKLAKAID
- a CDS encoding ArsC/Spx/MgsR family protein; amino-acid sequence: MWTIYYNGDCSKSRAAREFLISNGIEFTTVNYLEGTLTADDIQALYTLIGGDLDAMVRMGEDEFKVIEGSWHSLSAPEKFIFIAENPRVLQRPIVSNGKKAVIARPTADLIAALID
- the recJ gene encoding single-stranded-DNA-specific exonuclease RecJ: MKIIRREPKHSLQSELYPDFINTILQRRPLTSKEDFDLGLRHLLPFHSLLNIEKATDLVVTAIKENQEIVMVGDYDVDGATSIALSMRIFHEFGHRNIRYVVPHRVFDGYGLSRSIVNKLAYDKVPDLLITVDNGISNIEGVALAKSLGMKVIVTDHHLPPETLPEADAIVNPNLEGDPFESKALAGVGVIYYLLLSVRARLHEEGYFGENPPNLGKYLDIVALGTVADLVPLDANNRRLVQQGLARIRHGRTIHGINALIEASSKDRDSLSTSDIGFGLAPLLNAAGRLDDMTIGIECLLANDYPTARKYAFELYELNQARRQIEGETRERADVILSTLKLKEETLPNSIALYDESWHQGVTGIVASRIKEQYFRPTFIFAYDDEGVLKGSGRSIKGLHIRDILSNVAQKHQGMILSFGGHAMAAGLSLLERHFDEFRESLEEEVSRFVSDETFNQVIYSDGELPIEAYSTRIADQLRLAFPWGQEFPEPCFDAEFELMNYRILKDQHIKMTLKHPQFGEIFDAIAFFQAHQIVDNARRVHCAFKLDVNEWMGRRNFQMIVDYFEVTA
- a CDS encoding uracil-DNA glycosylase, which codes for MPDYLAEQSEMDEMDEIEMTPYDPLEQYRYLNAMGIPLWYGREEAETLAVEYREMRQSAKQLQDPYGQYGEHGQLGESQGSSYSPSESRGAPQSVRAIMASLGNNEPAVEPSALSSQSQSNAQPQYSIAEQMKVEIGKAHVLSNQVIEEGDDSVVTVSLEALIDPPKRFILPPKENLSDLEQAIHDCTACELHLTRPQPVVGFGSGEGGVFIITDAPLRSEAVAGEVIIKQDRAFFAKLFSAIDLPLESLYITPFVKCMPAQLSPVSEGEKERCQTHLIAELETINPQVIVLVGRDVARNLLSKEIPYDQLASRPQALELGGKQYPTYLLSRPELISQNIRLKAASWRQLKRIKGALA
- the pssA gene encoding CDP-diacylglycerol--serine O-phosphatidyltransferase; the protein is MSEHTNKPKGNAIYILPNLITTAALLSGFSAILLALDGYYIKASMLVFIAMIFDGMDGRVARWTNTSSAFGEQYDSLSDLISFGVAPAIIIYEWSLKGLMNDATIKIVANFSWFAVYLYLACAALRLARFNVQIGSVDKRFFVGMPSPTAAAIVVGLVWFSMAVGLTGEQMEYVALILTVYTALMMVSNVKFYSFKTINMNKQVKFFALIPVVVYSGFLLASPAKTLFLTMLIYGFSGPVYMGCRCYRRAQLKRRNRS
- the rimI gene encoding ribosomal protein S18-alanine N-acetyltransferase, whose product is MMDSSDAARESNKEELLFESDDGALQVFAINKDDLDQIYRIEQAAHVVPWDQKTFDAAMHFQGAKVVLKSHTEGIVGFALLSQIADELHLLNIAVDPVFQGRGYGGFLLDYLLQSAKNAPISMMILEVRKSNIPAIKLYEKRGFNEIGLRKNYYPTETEKREDAIVMAYTFYDTMTQLF
- a CDS encoding thiamine diphosphokinase; protein product: MTHSPAILLLPGTLVMTERIAHFIKDRALVIAVDGGIEHAKTLNMTPDLWIGDFDSSSHDDQTFYHSIPHIVHPREKSEVDTELAISEAIRRGFNSIIMLGGMGGRLDHQMALLMLPLQYSATHFIYSDGIQFLETLTDSSHTFPAQKGDLISILPLQDLTGVTLTGTKWPLQDADLNAGFGLSISNEAEETAIKASCQAGRGWLYHAPPPKTVA
- a CDS encoding sulfurtransferase TusA family protein, whose product is MKELDLTGLNCPMPILKTKQALRDMAEGERIKVLATDAHAEIDFKAYLSRTTSTLVELSEVNGIYTFIIEK